A single Bos mutus isolate GX-2022 chromosome 16, NWIPB_WYAK_1.1, whole genome shotgun sequence DNA region contains:
- the GPR37L1 gene encoding LOW QUALITY PROTEIN: G-protein coupled receptor 37-like 1 (The sequence of the model RefSeq protein was modified relative to this genomic sequence to represent the inferred CDS: inserted 2 bases in 1 codon), with amino-acid sequence MPDARWGRAQQPAAHRAGPALGLASLLCAGSCAARPAMRWLWPLGVSLAVALAAGPERAPRGVWLQQGGHQPVAQEQPDRSRRGAEREDAKGLQQYVPEGWAEYPRPIRPAAPQPTQPWVAASPSPDRARATGGSRQEPQGNVTGPPGQRPQVQNPLYPVTERSYGAYAVLLLALLLFAVGIVGSLAVMCIVWHSYYLKSAWNSVLASLALWDFLVLFFCLPVVTFHEITKQRLLGAVSCRAVPFVEVSSLGVTTFSLCALGIDRFHVATSTLPKARPIEPCPSILAKLAVIWVGSMTLAAPELLLWQLVREPSPAAGTVDACVMKPSAQLPESLYSLVLTYQNARMWWSFGCYFCLPVLFTVTCQLVTWRVRGPLGRKPESRPGPQEPRGARPSSTVAGLAALHALCALPENVCNVVAAYLSAALTRQTLELLGLVTQFSTFFKAALTPLLLLCVSRPLGRAFLDCCCCCCGEGCGGRAAPAXAPRAKLHTELSASGYFHKPREAPQLLALGTPC; translated from the exons ATGCCAGACGCCCGGTGGGGGCGGGCCCAGCAGCCAGCTGCCCATCGAGCTGGGCCCGCACTTGGCCTGGCCTCGCTTCTGTGTGCGGGCAGCTGTGCCGCTCGTCCGGCCATGCGGTGGCTGTGGCCGCTGGGCGTCTCCCTTGCCGTGGCGCTGGCAGCCGGGCCAGAGAGGGCCCCTCGGGGGGTCTGGCTGCAACAGGGTGGGCACCAGCCTGTGGCCCAGGAGCAGCCGGACCGGTCCAGGCGAGGAGCTGAGCGGGAGGACGCCAAGGGATTGCAGCAGTACGTGCCCGAGGGGTGGGCTGAGTACCCCCGGCCCATCCGCCCTGCCGCCCCGCAGCCCACCCAGCCTTGGGTGGCCGCCAGCCCCTCCCCGGACCGGGCCAGAGCGACTGGGGGCAGCAGGCAGGAGCCCCAGGGCAACGTGACGGGGCCGCCCGGCCAGCGCCCGCAGGTGCAGAACCCCCTGTACCCAGTGACCGAGCGCTCCTATGGGGCCTACGCCGTCCTGCTGCTGGCCCTGCTGCTGTTTGCCGTGGGCATCGTGGGCAGCCTGGCGGTCATGTGCATTGTGTGGCACAGCTACTACCTGAAGAGCGCCTGGAACTCCGTCCTAGCCAGCCTGGCGCTCTGGGACTTCCTGgtcctcttcttctgcctcccCGTCGTCACCTTCCACGAGATCACCAAGCAGAGGCTGCTGGGCGCCGTGTCCTGCCGGGCGGTGCCCTTTGTGGAG GTCTCTTCCCTGGGCGTCACCACCTTCAGCCTCTGTGCCCTGGGCATCGATCGCTTCCACGTGGCCACCAGCACCCTGCCCAAGGCCAGGCCCATAGAGCCGTGCCCATCCATCCTGGCCAAGCTGGCGGTCATCTGGGTGGGCTCCATGACGCTGGCCGCGCCTGAGCTCCTGCTGTGGCAGCTGGTGCGGGAGCCCAGCCCTGCTGCGGGCACCGTGGACGCATGCGTCATGAAGCCCTCGGCCCAACTGCCTGAGTCGCTCTACTCACTGGTCCTGACCTACCAGAACGCCCGCATGTGGTGGTCCTTCGGCTGCTACTTCTGCCTGCCCGTGCTCTTCACGGTCACCTGCCAGCTGGTGACGTGGAGGGTGCGGGGCCCGCTGGGCAGGAAGCCGGAGAGCCGGCCAGGCCCGCAGGAGCCGCGGGGGGCCCGGCCCAGCAGCACCGTGGCAGGCCTGGCTGCTCTGCACGCCCTCTGCGCCCTCCCCGAGAACGTGTGCAATGTCGTGGCCGCCTACCTGTCGGCCGCGCTCACGCGCCAGACCCTGGAGCTGCTGGGTCTGGTCACGCAGTTCTCCACCTTCTTCAAGGCGGCCCTGACGCCGCTGCTGCTCCTGTGCGTGAGCCGCCCGCTGGGCCGCGCCTtcctggactgctgctgctgctgctgcggcgaGGGCTGCGGCGGGCGGGCAGCCCCCGC GGCCCCCCGTGCCAAGCTGCACACGGAGCTGTCCGCCTCCGGCTACTTCCACAAGCCCCGCGAGGCGCCCCAGCTCCTGGCCCTGGGCACGCCctgctga